One genomic segment of Plasmodium vivax chromosome 9, whole genome shotgun sequence includes these proteins:
- a CDS encoding hypothetical protein (encoded by transcript PVX_092655A) yields the protein MKRTGRRPSGNSPQESSFPLGRCKSSEGSQLMEEDRRGGSESNGSSTEEGVFTPNDYSGSKKNTINIKIKKKANGNLQHSKNGGEKEEQKSFIKSLIGKIEEMYKKGSREEKRNSHEVPLHPRPAFLLNEYLNVEPTNYVTYRRRTPHKTLRRSDFIGINLKPFVRFKSHQKWDDSPANRSGDPRKRAIIKISNQSPHEIFNPMCFSTNRSSSVYPKPANFYSLKSDAMRGDVPFWGDQRVKKGVGNAVGNAVGNVVGNVVGAPVGSHHLGIFTDKQFRGPNMHATPFVHLKPVQRCATYNPWCGGSAAGNVNNPGGAYHVKGTHQNRRRDDKAGKGEKRESKIRVRINGKGAGRKNEGDGDGGDGHSEGGKTESGSVNNRTHHGRNRLANEHIHLGKPNERDSQEKEKKKTFRVNLSLPLNNPMGKNYNEGESTAHLGDHTNGGAPSHVLFTSKGERVMNLHVKNRANERIRLRYAGKDGEDRESAKMCSHSTSTCDTIKQSRLLSGTYSSLGGSQQSSCRKCRKCHGSGLNIQCMHGSSEGGNSLQNKTRKGRELHIYEEGTTRRSASTWSKAPEQHHVQHERGLHHREDHKRMGKNSSQLRTQTEQNRCVGGAPSVTRQHRNGCLQLEDNTKGEPTLSRGDCESGDSKDERHKYGVEKKSEAVKNEGKLLSSTQRNEKFIIGCGKDVPQRNCKMLTWGNSNSGSRRYTLDSSARKMEEKSSDRNREKSLTCSNSLQGQQKYKHLRTITIPSDSVDGMDEKNPRGRHPIREGEKFRGEHPIASASNMSSRIATQDDEMGKYKMVKYYKPGGKKECRGRSCICEGGKHSHSYNGVGENKGSRVKANPFSAPNELLEIKDKRGRSRSVATALSNRQRNKKREEFPPDQSGGSYPWTGSSRRGANTTAAPPNEVESSDSDSHHHNGERLFSKGKEKKTKKMNMHSKGSSLCLEGEANYNSGRTNPFEKYKSHSGNHSRRLHRFMEGTNSGARDCAVWEQSQVDGPENCLWHSTEQAYAQSGEEISRRKGEAHKNEARQSVVYQLGEGRTQVRESQTGNTSFPQKVGGRADGGISTNPDFEDHTDYSINGRMRHRSELQWASNCKGAARRDKTEKQREQCRESNSHSDHNYEENLSNLPSSQPFFPNRLQRKSRKMRSALSGDTSARKKRPHSRGGTASSGERYDKGRSSNRWGNTSSSNFYDYHGVNNVERVLYNSGVASKEEEKAGTGGGSSDRRSVRRNRSIDRASGVYHSHGRHPRGGTKGTAEWSLHHDRNSNVLSCKGAGLAKNAKWHFPVGTLPNSCVHTSHLSGSAMTSKKPTVIDSDAQSDESGGAHDKRVSVERSFHCGGENQFCSDGDEAIARNTQSKDGESHVYRTREPVGRKGRGETSSERMADGRRLHNGGTHQGSQNLLSNEKRRTPQRAHNCYDEDEYEGGPSRRMRKARKRSENCHSEETSTDQFARLDNLNSPQGDESDMSRIGHGVDLHAAMCGSRERGNSSVKRYTKGGTSSGGNISNWGNILRENSSKDETGFPYGPDSMLKGSSGDIFRKGSGSSSYHHMGFISNGQKEPLCSGDEAGRSISLGGGRAPSRRDTCGKKGNNSGHSIDEQTDQRRDHHCRRGSKHAHSNRKGDYEEGEEITPHNGSPRMKDKKKHQNGGAAKCKEARRKEGKHNWGRLYGHSEGSQRSGSISEGSITSRSGRHAIYERINRWEISRSNSSLHEEIKKRVKSGDPSLGAHHGGNRHCGHTAQGDRHRCYSGGEGEKKPSRGASKWDAAESWVGEENRRDEYVHMREDGMSSNCIIAQPAANQLCGKNSKIRSIPHVSSNQEGTRERGQSHCSSASLCINSCREEEVTPPRYGSSYGRTSEMEKKRTLQESQNSVGHNQIGNERMSCSRDGETILRSSEKGEITQGGFPSKTNEYPPNVDRGEDNELLPSRRDSPLMSCSVEPKRGEATRGNVSEKMEASKLTPMVKPPQFNIVGSANAVEGPIRAENPHPNNPPRNNGQQIVLSKTVSGVVGLKRANEYMKSELNYYLSGGHFAKGSRHCCEEANGKVETPSEAFSEANSFRNGIIRVDVDPPQCCSIGAVDTVDAVGAVSAVSATLGGDSNTANRLGNYQKGESHERGRSHVSSGSLFRGGQHRSGSLDHPSDDHTNVNVANTEVGSAPLNDPPSNGEEGNFSKFNEGKSRSGFDRQNEKIKFNNGMYGYADVGAIADVRMVNPGDTTNLRNNHTLYGYPNNAVPMSKQYSFLSDPTHRQFLPHPSVAPTSNNFNGMHYANKAVSMPNLGNINMHSNLFNAGIGNKIGDPVNVTRSDIPSAALAQANQLPPQQMMHPNVSKAFHFPTYHGNVANGLNYNFANVAKNDLLISDRPYGGDIFYDGSGKAYMVGRSGEAHASSVNALGNYAFPSYHLAIGSANRSNLNGDELTGQAGHASLAPPPAMLHGGSGSVSGLKKPSVLL from the coding sequence ATGAAGCGAACGGGCAGGAGACCCAGTGGGAATTCCCCACAGGAAAGCTCCTTTCCATTGGGAAGATGTAAATCGAGCGAAGGTAGCCAGTTAATGGAGGAGGACAGACGTGGGGGAAGCGAGTCGAACGGGTCCAGCACCGAAGAGGGGGTGTTTACCCCAAATGATTACAGCGGAAGTAAGAAAAATACGATCAacataaagataaaaaaaaaggcaaacggGAATTTGCAACACTCGAagaatgggggggaaaaagaggagCAGAAATCCTTCATCAAATCGCTAATAGGTAAGATAGaagaaatgtacaaaaaaggaTCACGCGAGGAGAAAAGGAACTCACATGAAGTGCCTCTCCATCCCAGACCTGCCTTCCTTTTAAATGAATATCTGAATGTAGAACCGACGAATTACGTGACGTATAGACGTAGGACACCCCACAAGACTCTACGCCGAAGCGATTTCATTGGAATAAATTTAAAGCCCTTTGTTAGATTTAAGAGTCATCAAAAGTGGGATGACAGTCCTGCCAATCGGAGCGGTGATCCGAGGAAAAGGgccattataaaaatttcgaaCCAGAGCCCTCACGAAATATTTAACCCCATGTGCTTCAGCACAAATCGATCCTCGTCTGTGTACCCCAAGCCAGCAAATTTTTACTCCCTAAAAAGTGATGCCATGAGGGGGGATGTGCCCTTCTGGGGGGACCAACGAGTGAAAAAGGGAGTGGGCAATGCGGTAGGCAATGCGGTAGGCAATGTGGTAGGCAATGTGGTAGGCGCTCCGGTAGGCAGCCACCACTTGGGCATATTCACAGATAAACAATTTAGAGGTCCCAATATGCATGCCACTCCCTTCGTGCACTTGAAGCCAGTCCAAAGGTGTGCAACGTATAATCCATGGTGTGGGGGAAGCGCTGCTGGGAATGTGAACAATCCGGGGGGTGCTTACCACGTGAAGGGGACCCACCAGAATAGACGCCGCGATGACAAAGCAGGGAAGGGAGAGAAGCGAGAAAGCAAAATTAGAGTAAGGATAAACGGAAAGGGAGCGGGAAGAAAGAACGAAGGTGATGGTGACGGGGGAGATGGCCATAGTGAGGGAGGCAAAACTGAATCTGGCTCAGTGAACAATCGTACGCACCATGGAAGGAACCGTCTAGCCAACGAGCATATTCACTTAGGGAAACCTAACGAGAGAGACTCacaggaaaaggagaaaaaaaaaacattccgAGTTAACCTGTCTCTACCGTTGAACAACCCCATGGGGAAGAATTACAATGAAGGGGAAAGCACAGCCCATCTGGGTGACCACACCAACGGAGGTGCCCCCTCCCACGTGTTATTCACCTCGAAAGGAGAAAGAGTAATGAACTTACATGTGAAGAACAGGGCGAATGAAAGAATTAGGCTTCGATATGCAGGTAAAGATGGGGAAGATAGGGAAAGCGCTAAAATGTGTTCCCATTCCACTTCTACATGCGACACGATAAAGCAGAGTAGGCTCCTCTCTGGCACTTATTCATCATTGGGGGGGAGTCAACAGAGCAGCTGCAGGAAGTGCAGGAAGTGCCATGGAAGCGGCTTAAACATCCAGTGTATGCATGGCAGCAGCGAGGGAGGCAACtctttgcaaaataaaacaaggAAAGGGAGAGAGTTGCATATTTACGAAGAGGGGACTACGCGGAGGAGTGCATCCACGTGGAGCAAAGCTCCAGAACAGCATCACGTCCAGCATGAAAGGGGACTTCACCACAGAGAGGATCATAAAAGAATGGGGAAGAATTCATCCCAGCTTAGGACACAGACAGAGCAGAATAGATGCGTAGGGGGTGCCCCCTCGGTGACGAGACAGCACAGGAACGGGTGTCTCCAATTGGAAGATAATACAAAAGGGGAACCAACTCTATCAAGGGGGGACTGCGAATCAGGTGATTCAAAAGATGAACGCCATAAATAcggagtggaaaaaaaaagcgaagcagTGAAGAACGAAGGGAAGCTTCTCTCATCAACGCAACGTAATGAGAAGTTCATAATCGGTTGTGGAAAAGATGTACCGCAGCGAAACTGCAAAATGTTAACTTGGGGAAACTCAAATAGTGGCAGCCGAAGATACACATTAGATAGTAGTGCGCggaaaatggaagaaaaatccTCTGACAGAAATCGAGAGAAGTCCCTCACTTGTAGTAACTCCCTACAGGggcaacaaaaatataaacactTGAGGACGATTACTATACCGTCAGACAGCGTAGACGGAATGGATGAAAAAAACCCAAGGGGAAGACATCCAATtagggaaggagaaaaatttaGGGGGGAACACCCCATTGCGAGTGCCTCCAACATGTCAAGCAGAATAGCTACTCAGGATGatgaaatgggaaaatacaaaatggtTAAGTACTACAAACCGGGGGGTAAAAAGGAATGCAGAGGTCGGTCCTGCATCTGCGAAGGTGGAAAGCACAGTCATAGCTACAACGGggtgggggaaaataaaggGAGTCGCGTAAAGGCTAACCCGTTTAGTGCTCCAAATGAACTGTTAGAAATAAAAGACAAACGGGGGCGAAGCAGAAGTGTTGCTACAGCGTTGTCAAACAGGCAGCGTAACAAAAAGAGGGAGGAATTTCCCCCTGACCAGTCAGGTGGAAGTTACCCCTGGACAGGTTCATCACGAAGGGGGGCAAACACAACTGCTGCTCCACCGAACGAAGTTGAGAGTAGCGATAGTGACAGCCATCACCACAATGGGGAACGCCTATTCTccaaaggaaaagaaaaaaaaacaaaaaaaatgaatatgcaCTCGAAGGGTAGTTCCCTCTGCTtagagggagaagcgaatTACAACTCGGGGAGGACTAACCCATTTGAGAAATATAAATCGCATAGTGGCAACCACTCCAGACGTCTCCACAGATTTATGGAAGGTACAAACAGTGGAGCTCGAGACTGCGCAGTTTGGGAACAGAGCCAAGTGGACGGCCCGGAAAACTGCTTATGGCACAGCACAGAGCAGGCGTATGCCCAATCAGGTGAAGAAATTTCACGCAGGAAAGGAGAagctcataaaaatgaagcgcGCCAATCTGTTGTGTATCAACTGGGGGAAGGCAGAACACAGGTGAGGGAAAGCCAAACAGGGAACACTTCCTTTCCGCAAAAAGTGGGAGGAAGGGCAGATGGGGGAATTTCAACCAATCCTGATTTTGAAGACCACACAGACTATAGCATTAACGGTAGAATGCGTCACCGAAGTGAACTTCAATGGGCATCAAATTGTAAAGGGGCTGCGCGAAGGGACAAAACGGAGAAGCAGCGCGAACAATGTAGGGAGAGCAACTCCCATTCGGACCACAATTATGAAGAGAATCTTTCAAACCTCCCATCATCTCAGCCGTTTTTCCCTAACCGCTTGCAAAgaaaaagtagaaaaatgAGGAGTGCTTTATCGGGGGACACGTCTGCACGGAAAAAGCGTCCCCATTCAAGGGGAGGAACTGCCAGCTCGGGTGAAAGATACGATAAAGGGAGGAGCAGCAACAGGTGGGGAAACACCTCctcttccaatttttacGATTATCATGGGGTGAACAACGTAGAAAGGGTTCTTTACAATTCGGGGGTGGCGtccaaggaggaggaaaaggcagGCACGGGAGGTGGGAGCAGTGACAGAAGGAGTGTTAGAAGGAACCGCAGCATCGATCGTGCAAGCGGTGTGTATCACTCACACGGAAGGCATCCCCGTGGAGGCACGAAAGGAACCGCAGAATGGAGCCTTCATCATGATAGGAACAGTAATGTGTTGTCTTGTAAAGGTGCTGgtttggcaaaaaatgcgAAGTGGCATTTCCCCGTGGGCACTCTCCCGAATAGCTGCGTCCACACGTCGCACCTCAGTGGAAGCGCCATGACGTCAAAGAAGCCAACCGTGATAGATAGCGATGCGCAGAGTGATGAGAGTGGAGGTGCCCACGACAAACGGGTTAGCGTAGAAAGGAGTTTccactgcgggggggagaaccaATTCTGTAGCGATGGGGATGAAGCAATAGCTAGAAATACCCAGTCGAAGGATGGAGAGAGCCACGTTTATCGCACCCGCGAACCGGTTGGTAGAAAGGGAAGGGGTGAAACATCCAGCGAGCGAATGGCTGATGGGAGGAGACTGCACAACGGAGGCACACACCAGGGTAGTCAGAACCTCCTATCGAATGAGAAGAGGCGAACCCCCCAAAGGGCACATAACTGCTACGATGAGGACGAATACGAAGGAGGGCCAAGCCGTAGAATGAGGAAGGCCAGAAAACGTAGTGAAAACTGCCACTCGGAAGAAACATCCACAGATCAGTTCGCCAGACTGGACAATTTAAACTCTCCTCAGGGTGACGAATCGGACATGAGCAGAATCGGTCATGGGGTAGATCTACACGCAGCAATGTGTGGAAGCAGGGAAAGGGGTAACTCCTCCGTGAAAAGATacacaaaagggggcacCTCATCCGGGGGAAATATCTCCAATTGGGGAAACATATTGAGAGAAAATTCCTCAAAGGACGAAACGGGGTTCCCATATGGCCCTGACTCAATGCTGAAGGGGAGTAGTGGAGATATTTTCCGCAAAGGAAGTGGCAGCTCGAGTTATCACCACATGGGATTCATTTCGAATGGGCAAAAGGAACCCCTGTGTAGCGGTGATGAGGCAGGGAGAAGCATTTCCTTAGGTGGGGGGAGAGCTCCATCCAGAAGGGATACATGCGGCAAGAAAGGGAACAACTCGGGGCACTCAATCGATGAGCAAACAGACCAGCGACGCGACCATCACTGTAGACGGGGGAGTAAGCACGCCCATTCAAACCGAAAGGGCGATtacgaggagggggaggaaataaCCCCCCATAATGGATCCCCCAGaatgaaagataaaaaaaagcaccaAAATGGGGGTGCTGCTAAATGTAAAGAAGCaagaaggaaggaaggtAAGCACAACTGGGGTCGTTTGTATGGCCACTCGGAAGGTTCCCAAAGGAGTGGCAGCATATCTGAGGGAAGCATCACCAGCCGTTCAGGCAGGCATGCAATCTACGAAAGGATTAACCGCTGGGAAATTTCCAGATCGAATAGTTCCCTTCATGAGGAgatcaaaaaaagggttaaaagTGGCGATCCAAGTTTAGGCGCTCATCATGGGGGGAATCGCCACTGTGGCCATACCGCACAGGGGGATAGACACCGTTGCTACTCTGGCggcgaaggggagaagaaaccGAGTAGAGGCGCTTCCAAATGGGATGCTGCAGAGTCGTGGGTGGGGGAGGAGAATAGACGCGACGaatatgtgcacatgagGGAAGATGGCATGAGCTCAAATTGCATAATCGCACAACCTGCTGCTAATCAGTTATGTGGAAAGAACTCAAAGATAAGAAGCATCCCCCATGTGAGTAGCAACCAGGAAGGCACACGCGAAAGGGGACAATCACATTGTAGTAGTGCATCCCTCTGTATTAACAGCTGCAGAGAAGAAGAGGTTACCCCCCCACGGTATGGCAGCAGTTATGGGAGAACTAGCGAGATGGAAAAGAAACGAACCCTTCAGGAAAGCCAAAACAGTGTGGGACACAACCAGATAGGTAACGAACGAATGAGCTGCTCCCGTGATGGGGAAACCATTTTACGCAGTagtgaaaagggagaaataaCGCAGGGAGGCTTCCCCAGCAAAACGAATGAATACCCGCCAAACGTTGACAGAGGAGAAGATAACGAGCTGCTTCCTTCGCGAAGGGATTCTCCTCTGATGAGTTGTTCGGTGGAACCcaaaagaggagaagctACACGAGGAAATGTAAGTGAAAAGATGGAAGCGTCTAAATTAACCCCGATGGTAAAACCACCCCAGTTTAACATTGTGGGAAGCGCAAATGCTGTGGAGGGACCAATTCGTGCGGAAAATCCCCACCCCAATAATCCCCCTCGAAATAATGGGCAGCAAATTGTGCTAAGCAAAACGGTTAGCGGAGTGGTGGGGCTGAAAAGGGCCAATGAGTATATGAAGAGCGAGTTAAATTATTATCTCTCTGGTGGTCATTTTGCCAAGGGGAGTCGTCACTGCTGTGAGGAAGCAAATGGAAAAGTGGAAACCCCCTCGGAAGCGTTCAGCGAGGCAAACAGTTTTAGGAATGGAATAATCAGGGTGGATGTGGACCCCCCCCAGTGTTGCAGCATCGGTGCAGTAGACACGGTTGACGCGGTCGGCGCGGTCAGCGCGGTCAGTGCGACGTTAGGGGGAGACTCTAACACAGCCAACCGTTTAGGAAActaccaaaagggggagtcACATGAAAGGGGTAGGAGCCATGTGAGCAGTGGTAGCCTCTTCAGGGGGGGACAACACCGTTCTGGGAGTTTAGACCATCCTAGTGACGACCACACAAATGTGAATGTTGCTAACACCGAAGTAGGTAGTGCACCCCTTAACGACCCACCTTCGAATGGTGAAGAGGGAAATTTCTCCAAATTCAATGAAGGCAAAAGCAGAAGCGGATTCGATCGACAGaatgaaaagataaaatttaaCAATGGCATGTATGGCTATGCCGATGTTGGTGCGATTGCAGATGTGAGGATGGTCAACCCGGGCGATACTACCAATCTGAGGAATAATCACACGCTTTACGGATACCCTAATAATGCCGTCCCCATGAGCAAGCAATATTCTTTCCTGTCTGACCCTACACATAGGCAGTTCTTGCCCCACCCCAGTGTAGCCCCAACCAGTAACAACTTCAACGGAATGCACTACGCGAACAAGGCGGTGAGTATGCCCAATTTGGGAAACATAAATATGCACAGCAATTTATTCAACGCTGGGATTGGAAACAAAATTGGCGACCCTGTTAATGTAACGAGGAGTGACATTCCCTCAGCTGCGCTTGCTCAGGCGAACCAGCTACCCCCTCAGCAGATGATGCACCCAAATGTTAGCAAAGCGTTCCATTTTCCGACTTACCATGGAAATGTTGCAAATGGGTTAAATTACAATTTCGCCAACGTAGCGAAGAATGACCTGTTAATTAGTGACCGGCCTTACGGTGGGGACATTTTCTACGACGGCAGTGGTAAGGCGTACATGGTTGGCAGAAGCGGGGAGGCCCATGCAAGCTCAGTGAACGCCCTCGGGAATTATGCCTTTCCCAGTTATCACCTCGCGATTGGTAGTGCGAATAGGAGCAATCTGAATGGGGACGAGCTGACCGGGCAAGCCGGACATGCCAGTTTGGCCCCCCCTCCTGCAATGCTGCATGGGGGCAGTGGCAGTGTCAGTGGTCTAAAGAAACCGTCCGTGTTGTTATGA
- a CDS encoding hypothetical protein, conserved (encoded by transcript PVX_092660A), which produces MGFHIQGYVAMMGRGINPKTWKKMWANYKNKQIIDVYNGAAHFTNNQIAQVVRVYQYRYWWWANPFGMGLIFYLGYKAWYMVYMNHKQRKVAQVVASAYGQGGQWLNPVPK; this is translated from the exons atggggtTCCACATCCAGGGCTACGTCGCCATGATGGGCAGGGGCATAAACCCCAAAACCTGGAAGAAAATGTGGGCCAACTACAAGAACAAGCAAATCATAGACGTGTATAATGGAGCCGCGCATTTCACAAATAACCAAATAGCGCAGGTCGTCAGGGT GTACCAGTACAGATACTGGTGGTGGGCCAACCCCTTCGGCATGGGACTTATTTTCTACCTAGGGTACAAGGCATGGTATATGGTGTATATGAACCATAAGCAGAGGAAGGTGGCGCAGGTGGTTGCGTCCGCGTATGGCCAGGGTGGACAGTGGCTCAACCCCGTCCCGAAATGA
- a CDS encoding hypothetical protein (encoded by transcript PVX_092665A), whose product MNGKNEKKQMNGKNEKTQINGKNEKTQINGKNEKTQINGENEKTQINGENEKNKKNEKNEKKQMSQGDEKIMSRQAGKLAGRKNGGMDK is encoded by the coding sequence atgaacggaaagaacgaaaaaaaacaaatgaacggaaagaacgaaaaaacacaaatcaacggaaagaacgaaaaaacgcaaaTCAACggaaagaacgaaaaaacgcaaaTCAACGGAGAGaacgaaaaaacgcaaaTCAACGGagagaacgaaaaaaacaaaaaaaacgaaaaaaacgaaaaaaaacaaatgagccAAGGGGACGAAAAAATCATGTCACGTCAAGCGGGCAAATTGGCAggacgcaaaaatggaggaatggacaaatga
- a CDS encoding hypothetical protein, conserved (encoded by transcript PVX_092650A): MIPHSVSLYRQSVVSPNWDETKRTGGSPLPRGEAKAKRCEKEEEEEEQQSRPNGDQRSFINVKHKSTPETKGGKNVEQISIKTVFNRQREKTIPCINYDTDRYCFKLGWWNWGKQSKLLENIERCKENIKEKYYKNRRECKHRSSTNWTSKYFTKFQPNEYLYIPVTNKNYFRSKNSLKIRSNPVSDFHKLNLKPITGFLQSYEKEKQRRRQVPRAVIRVSTLPYVVDDYNVKRGEPNMGGKTGLSLGEANILLSEDEESNLNDSSGFFAKVSKKSAPGGYSPSGYFPNRRASHSSGTYSNGERNSKGVIFKCRTKQAHQMDSRKGSSGTAHGKRNSKAKLYNVRHSTNGGRTHAYRHCKAHSGGEESNSKDGLGQKWDPKKKTTVKVRQYRIRSIESLSSVHSAPGRPPQGCSPPLVRLSSGSTERGSTGSSEGSSEGSSEGSSDGSSEVVDPHNAKYRVNLKGKKREDYPQGEDPTHTPPSQCSNKSEVRNSSMRSGSSCYSTSSRGTPNEALQKYAKRDPQMCTTQRKKATNYGEKNSPRSYKHMDVSSKRECPGYTINHDTHFNMYREGYTSMQSELGRDRHGIKNDGSERRDSSADSVGEDPCRRQYSPNEINQVDCPQRDSYHRGKRKNKKKQSCKNDHQVFYPPTNDGYYEGQHRDSANPQTRERKGHDADYLEKQYDEYFCDN, encoded by the coding sequence ATGATTCCCCATTCGGTTAGCCTGTACCGCCAAAGTGTAGTATCACCAAATTGGGATGAAACAAAGAGGACTGGTGGGAGCCCCCTCCCCAGAGGCGAAGCCAAAGCCAAAAGgtgtgaaaaagaagaggaagaagaagaacaacagAGCAGACCGAACGGGGACCAACGCAGCTTCATAAATGTAAAGCATAAGTCGACGCCCGAAACGAAgggaggcaaaaatgtggagcAAATTTCAATCAAAACGGTTTTTAATCGCCAGAGAGAAAAAACGATCCCGTGCATTAACTACGACACTGATAGGTATTGCTTCAAATTGGGGTGGTGGAATTGGGGGAAACAGTCGAAGCTACTCGAAAATATAGAAAGGTGTAAGGAAAACATTAAAgagaaatattataaaaataggaGAGAGTGCAAACATAGGTCCTCTACCAATTGGACgagcaaatattttacaaaattccAACCGAATGAATACCTATACATCCCTGTGACGAACAAGAATTATTTTCGGAGCAAAAACTCCCTTAAGATTAGGAGCAACCCAGTGAGCGATTTCCACAAACTCAATTTGAAACCTATAACTGGGTTTTTGCAATCttatgaaaaggaaaaacaacgACGAAGACAAGTCCCCCGAGCAGTCATTAGAGTATCTACCCTTCCTTACGTTGTAGACGATTATAAtgtgaagaggggggaacccaacatgggggggaaaacgggGCTCAGCTTGGGGGAGGCAAATATCCTCCTTTCGGAGGATGAGGAATCCAATTTGAATGATTCATCAGGGTTTTTCGCCAAGGTCTCCAAAAAGAGTGCCCCAGGGGGGTACTCCCCCAGTGGGTACTTTCCCAATAGACGTGCCAGCCACTCCAGTGGTACCTACTCAAATGGTGAGAGAAACTCCAAGGGGGTTATATTCAAGTGCAGGACGAAGCAGGCTCATCAAATGGACAGCAGAAAGGGCAGCAGTGGAACCGCGCATGGGAAGAGGAATTCTAAAGCTAAATTATACAACGTTAGGCActccacaaatgggggaaggaCACACGCTTATAGACACTGCAAAGCGCACAGCGGTGGCGAAGAATCGAATTCGAAAGACGGGTTGGGCCAAAAGTGggaccccaaaaaaaagactacCGTGAAGGTAAGGCAATATAGAATTCGCTCCATCGAGTCGCTTTCTTCTGTGCACAGTGCCCCAGGGAGACCCCCCCAGGGGTGCAGCCCCCCTTTGGTGCGGCTATCCTCCGGGAGCACCGAAAGAGGCAGCACAGGAAGTAGCGAAGGAAGTAGCGAAGGAAGTAGCGAAGGAAGTAGCGACGGAAGTAGCGAAGTTGTAGATCCCCATAATGCCAAATATAGGGTCAATTTAAAAGGTAAGAAAAGGGAGGATTACCCACAGGGGGAGGATCCCACACATACCCCCCCATCCCAATGTAGCAACAAATCAGAAGTGCGAAACAGTAGCATGCGCAGTGGTAGCAGCTGCTATAGTACATCCTCACGGGGAACCCCAAATGAGGCGCTTCAAAAGTATGCCAAAAGAGACCCACAGATGTGTACGACccagagaaaaaaagcgacaaattatggggagaaaaattcACCTAGAAGTTACAAGCACATGGACGTAAGTAGCAAAAGGGAGTGTCCCGGATACACGATCAACCATGATACGCATTTTAACATGTACAGGGAAGGTTACACAAGTATGCAAAGTGAATTAGGAAGAGATCGTCacggaataaaaaatgatggaaGCGAGAGGAGAGATTCGTCCGCTGATTCAGTTGGGGAAGACCCATGCAGAAGGCAGTACTCTCCAAATGAGATAAACCAAGTGGATTGCCCACAGCGTGATAGCTACCacaggggaaaaagaaaaaacaaaaaaaaacagagctGTAAAAATGACCATCAGGTTTTTTACCCTCCTACGAATGATGGTTACTATGAAGGGCAGCATAGAGATAGCGCCAACCCCCAGACACGTGAAAGGAAGGGGCACGATGCCGATTATTTGGAAAAGCAGTACGATGAGTATTTTTGCGATAATTAG